One genomic segment of Paraburkholderia hospita includes these proteins:
- a CDS encoding BMP family protein: protein MMIGSQQASNGKLRRRLVARALVVAGIVALAAPSFFIPAAHAADDAMRVGVLIPGSKTDKGWMESGYDGVVAAQKEFGPKLKTQIIENINYADMEQALTNLASKNQLVIGIGGQTQAAVLKIAKRFPNVKFSVVGGNKGENMPPNVAGYDVKQAEIAFVAGAAAAMMSKSGAVSYVGGMEIPSIVNAGKEFGNGARYINPKVKYFESYTGDFDNVAKAREATAAAIAQGADVHYHILNLGLRGLEQAAKEKNTHVIGSYTDRCGTDPLYVAYSITGVGYQAQYAIEQLEKGQWQPGYKAFGLAMGPKASSMVICKSTPAMDAKLKQIEDDILSGKIKVSEG, encoded by the coding sequence ATGATGATCGGTTCGCAACAGGCATCGAACGGAAAACTGCGCCGTCGGCTCGTGGCTCGCGCGCTCGTCGTGGCGGGAATCGTCGCACTCGCCGCGCCGTCGTTCTTCATTCCCGCCGCGCACGCCGCCGATGACGCGATGCGCGTCGGCGTGCTGATTCCTGGCTCGAAGACGGACAAGGGCTGGATGGAATCGGGCTACGACGGGGTGGTCGCCGCGCAGAAGGAATTCGGCCCGAAGCTGAAGACGCAGATCATCGAGAACATCAACTACGCGGACATGGAGCAGGCGCTCACCAATCTCGCGTCGAAGAATCAGCTGGTGATCGGCATCGGCGGACAGACGCAAGCGGCTGTGCTGAAGATCGCCAAGCGCTTTCCCAATGTGAAGTTCTCGGTTGTCGGCGGCAACAAGGGCGAGAACATGCCGCCCAACGTCGCCGGGTACGACGTGAAGCAGGCCGAGATCGCATTCGTCGCGGGCGCGGCCGCTGCGATGATGTCGAAGAGTGGGGCGGTGAGCTACGTGGGCGGCATGGAGATTCCGTCCATCGTCAACGCGGGCAAGGAATTCGGCAACGGCGCGCGCTATATCAACCCGAAGGTGAAGTACTTCGAGAGCTATACGGGCGACTTCGACAACGTCGCCAAGGCACGCGAAGCGACGGCTGCCGCGATCGCGCAAGGTGCCGACGTCCACTATCACATCCTGAACCTCGGGCTGCGCGGACTGGAGCAGGCGGCGAAGGAAAAGAACACGCACGTCATCGGCAGCTATACGGACCGTTGCGGCACCGACCCGCTGTATGTGGCGTACAGCATCACGGGTGTCGGCTACCAGGCGCAGTACGCGATCGAGCAACTCGAGAAAGGCCAATGGCAGCCGGGCTATAAGGCCTTCGGCCTCGCGATGGGACCGAAGGCGTCGAGCATGGTGATCTGCAAATCGACGCCCGCGATGGACGCGAAGCTCAAGCAGATCGAAGACGATATCCTGAGCGGCAAGATCAAGGTATCCGAAGGATGA
- a CDS encoding ABC transporter permease: protein MASVEYLQQAKPTAVRHRRVSAWLQATPLTVTFALFFIVPLVITLIVSFWDFNEYQIIPAFTLKNYAAIFDGCTSLTDVCVTFKTYWSTLKFCAMVWAVTLVLGFTIAYFLAFHVRTTAMQTVLFLICTIPFWTSNVIRMISWIPLLGRNGLVNQALMSAHLVDQPLEWLLYSNFSVVLAFVHLYTFFMIVPIFNAMMRIDRSLLEAARDGGASGRQVIRDVVLPLSKTGIVIGSIFVVTIVMGDFLTVGVMGGQQIASVGKIIQVQTGYLQFPAAAANAIILLAVVLMIVWALTRAVDIRKEL, encoded by the coding sequence ATGGCCTCGGTCGAGTATCTCCAGCAGGCGAAGCCAACGGCCGTGCGCCATCGGCGTGTGAGCGCATGGCTGCAAGCCACGCCGCTCACAGTCACGTTCGCGCTGTTTTTTATCGTGCCGCTCGTGATCACGTTGATCGTCAGCTTCTGGGACTTCAACGAGTATCAGATCATCCCAGCGTTCACGCTGAAGAACTACGCGGCGATCTTTGACGGCTGCACGTCGCTCACGGACGTTTGCGTCACGTTCAAGACGTATTGGTCCACGCTGAAATTCTGCGCGATGGTCTGGGCGGTGACGCTCGTGCTCGGTTTCACGATCGCGTATTTTCTTGCGTTCCATGTGCGCACGACGGCGATGCAGACTGTGCTGTTTCTCATCTGCACGATTCCGTTCTGGACGTCCAACGTGATCCGCATGATCTCGTGGATTCCGCTGCTCGGTCGCAACGGGCTCGTCAATCAGGCGCTCATGTCCGCGCATCTGGTGGACCAGCCGCTCGAATGGTTGCTGTATTCGAACTTTTCCGTCGTGCTGGCTTTCGTGCATCTCTATACGTTCTTCATGATCGTGCCGATCTTCAACGCGATGATGCGCATCGACCGCTCGCTGCTCGAAGCCGCGCGCGACGGCGGTGCGAGCGGCAGGCAGGTGATCCGCGACGTCGTGTTGCCCTTGTCCAAGACGGGCATTGTGATCGGCTCGATCTTCGTCGTCACTATCGTGATGGGCGATTTCCTCACGGTGGGCGTGATGGGCGGACAGCAGATCGCATCGGTCGGCAAGATCATCCAGGTGCAAACGGGCTATCTGCAGTTTCCCGCCGCTGCCGCCAACGCAATCATTTTGCTCGCGGTGGTGCTCATGATCGTGTGGGCGCTGACGCGTGCCGTCGACATCAGAAAGGAACTCTGA
- a CDS encoding AtzG-like protein encodes MSTSLEITLDAYVDAALALHFPGLPAEVAARVKAQFARVAQLAGPVLAYPVDINDEPATVYRA; translated from the coding sequence ATGTCAACTTCCCTCGAGATCACGCTCGACGCCTATGTCGACGCCGCGCTCGCCCTGCATTTCCCGGGGCTTCCGGCGGAAGTCGCCGCGCGCGTGAAAGCGCAATTCGCGCGCGTCGCACAGCTTGCCGGGCCCGTGCTGGCCTATCCCGTCGATATAAACGACGAACCCGCGACGGTGTATCGCGCATGA
- a CDS encoding ABC transporter permease yields the protein MNLELLAVFAGASIRLAAPMMLASTGELVSERAGVLNMSVEGMMLTGAFLGATFSWLTGNPSIGLLCGMLGVIPLALLQAFLSVTMRANQIVTGIGINILALGGTTLAYREIFGERSSAVIPGLAHWSPPVLGTLPVIGEPIFGQVWLLYAGLAVLIGTYVMMRYTALGVALHATGVAPRAVDQSGLGVARIRYGAVVFSGVMSAAAGCFISIGDIHTFTEGMTNGAGYLAIAAIIFGNWKVGRTALACLLFGAATAMQFQLPMFGLHVPTALLIMLPYLLALVAVAGLIGRQSAPPALTQPFRR from the coding sequence ATGAATCTCGAACTTCTCGCAGTCTTTGCGGGCGCGTCGATCCGCCTCGCCGCGCCGATGATGCTCGCGTCCACGGGCGAACTCGTGAGCGAGCGCGCGGGCGTGCTCAACATGAGCGTCGAAGGCATGATGCTGACGGGCGCGTTTCTCGGCGCGACGTTTTCATGGCTGACGGGCAATCCGTCGATCGGTTTGCTGTGCGGCATGCTCGGCGTGATTCCCCTCGCGCTGCTGCAGGCATTCCTGAGCGTGACAATGCGCGCGAATCAGATCGTGACGGGCATCGGCATCAACATTCTGGCGCTCGGCGGCACGACGCTCGCTTACCGCGAAATCTTCGGCGAGCGTTCGAGCGCGGTGATTCCGGGCCTTGCGCACTGGTCGCCGCCCGTGCTCGGCACGCTGCCTGTCATCGGCGAACCGATATTCGGGCAAGTGTGGCTGCTGTATGCGGGGCTCGCGGTGCTGATCGGAACCTACGTGATGATGCGCTACACCGCGTTGGGCGTCGCGCTGCACGCGACGGGTGTCGCGCCTCGCGCGGTCGATCAGTCGGGTCTCGGCGTCGCGCGGATTCGCTACGGCGCGGTGGTGTTCTCGGGCGTGATGTCGGCGGCGGCGGGATGCTTCATCTCGATCGGCGACATTCACACGTTTACGGAAGGCATGACCAACGGCGCAGGCTACCTGGCCATTGCCGCGATCATCTTCGGCAACTGGAAGGTCGGCCGCACGGCGCTCGCGTGCCTGCTGTTCGGCGCAGCGACGGCGATGCAGTTTCAACTGCCGATGTTCGGCCTGCATGTGCCGACGGCATTGCTCATCATGCTGCCGTATCTGCTCGCGCTCGTCGCCGTCGCGGGACTGATTGGCCGGCAATCCGCGCCGCCTGCGCTAACCCAGCCGTTCAGGCGTTGA
- a CDS encoding ABC transporter permease: MNPQMKVQTLFGSTLDAQGWRARLPHVRVACVIAGAVVFAMLAALALIALMGVPIGDALAAFADGAWGSPYAIGASINRSLAFALVGTGFVIANRAKLTNVGGEGQLAIGGIVATALSLYGGCAHLPFGLSFIVPMLGAAAAGALWGGVPGVLKAKAGTNEVISTLLLSFIAVWLLYWCVQSEALLRQPMTNGATLPESLEIPDLTKLPAIFAASGMNLNIGLPVTIALAIGSAFLLTRTRFGLSLRAAGLNAVAARRAGLPITSSIVGGLALAGAFSGLAGALMLQGDQYSLKAGFSSGYGFDGLVVGLLARGSITGVFAAALLFGFLRSGGINMEMVAQVPSALVLIVQGIVTIALAGGAMWLDKGDARQ; this comes from the coding sequence ATGAATCCGCAGATGAAGGTGCAAACCCTGTTCGGCTCGACGCTTGACGCGCAAGGCTGGCGCGCGCGTCTGCCGCATGTGCGCGTCGCGTGCGTGATCGCCGGGGCTGTCGTATTCGCGATGCTGGCGGCGCTCGCGTTGATCGCGCTGATGGGCGTACCCATCGGCGACGCGCTCGCGGCCTTCGCCGACGGCGCATGGGGCTCGCCGTATGCAATCGGTGCGTCGATCAATCGCAGCCTCGCATTCGCGCTCGTCGGCACCGGCTTCGTGATCGCGAATCGCGCGAAGCTCACCAACGTGGGCGGCGAAGGGCAGCTCGCGATCGGCGGCATCGTCGCGACCGCGCTGAGTCTGTACGGCGGATGCGCGCATTTGCCGTTCGGCCTGTCGTTCATCGTGCCGATGCTCGGCGCCGCCGCCGCGGGCGCGCTGTGGGGCGGCGTACCTGGCGTGCTGAAAGCGAAAGCCGGCACCAACGAAGTGATCAGCACGTTGTTGCTGTCGTTCATCGCCGTGTGGCTTCTTTACTGGTGCGTGCAAAGCGAAGCGCTGCTGCGCCAGCCGATGACGAACGGCGCGACCTTGCCCGAATCGCTCGAAATTCCCGATCTGACCAAGCTCCCGGCGATTTTCGCCGCGAGCGGCATGAACCTCAATATCGGGCTGCCCGTCACGATCGCGCTGGCGATCGGTTCCGCCTTCCTACTCACGCGCACGCGCTTCGGTCTATCGCTGCGCGCGGCGGGCCTCAACGCGGTCGCCGCGAGGCGCGCGGGCTTGCCGATCACATCGTCAATCGTCGGCGGGCTGGCGCTTGCGGGCGCGTTCAGCGGGCTCGCCGGCGCGTTGATGCTGCAAGGCGATCAATACTCGCTGAAAGCGGGCTTCTCGTCGGGCTATGGATTCGACGGTCTGGTGGTCGGCCTGCTCGCGCGCGGCTCGATCACAGGCGTATTCGCGGCGGCGCTGCTGTTCGGCTTTCTGCGCTCGGGTGGCATCAACATGGAAATGGTCGCGCAGGTGCCTTCCGCGCTCGTGCTGATCGTGCAAGGTATCGTCACCATCGCGCTCGCGGGCGGCGCGATGTGGCTCGATAAGGGAGATGCACGCCAATGA
- a CDS encoding amidase, whose translation MSAFIPGPRLRVSATARGALDGLRFAVKDLIDVAGTTTGGGNPDWLATHSPAARHAPCVARLLDAGASVDGKTITDELAYSLEGVNAHYGTPLNPRWPFALPGGSSSGSASAVASGEVDFALGTDTGGSVRVPAAFCGLWGIRPTHDAVSLEGVLPFAPCFDTVGWFAPTGAMLARVADVLLDDVPAVDAPSALVRCKEAFDARATNEPGDAQRLRELFATQHEIEVIADDRARWLHVYQQLQDDAIGASLGAWIDATKPHFGADIAARFARLKMHDAAEVERCHVMRAAFAQRIDGIVGDTLIVLPTTPRSLLSKHETPERTDAFYRDALTMNAIAAFGGLPQVTVPVANESERPLALSIIGPRGSDRALIARARQLFPTLL comes from the coding sequence ATGAGCGCGTTCATTCCAGGCCCGCGCCTCCGGGTCAGCGCGACCGCGCGCGGTGCCCTTGATGGCTTGCGCTTCGCGGTCAAGGATCTGATCGACGTGGCGGGCACGACGACGGGCGGCGGCAACCCCGATTGGCTCGCAACTCACAGTCCCGCCGCGCGGCATGCGCCTTGTGTCGCCAGATTGCTCGACGCGGGCGCATCCGTGGACGGCAAAACGATTACAGATGAACTCGCCTACAGTCTGGAAGGCGTGAACGCTCACTACGGAACGCCGCTCAATCCGCGCTGGCCGTTTGCGCTGCCGGGCGGATCGTCGAGCGGTTCGGCGTCCGCCGTGGCGAGCGGCGAAGTGGACTTCGCGCTCGGCACCGATACGGGCGGCTCGGTGCGCGTGCCCGCCGCGTTCTGCGGACTGTGGGGAATTCGTCCGACTCACGATGCTGTATCGCTGGAAGGCGTCCTGCCGTTTGCGCCCTGCTTCGATACCGTCGGCTGGTTTGCGCCCACGGGCGCGATGCTCGCGCGCGTCGCCGACGTGTTGCTGGATGACGTGCCTGCCGTCGATGCGCCCTCGGCCCTCGTGCGCTGCAAGGAAGCATTCGATGCACGTGCAACGAACGAACCCGGCGACGCGCAGCGCCTGCGCGAATTGTTCGCTACACAACATGAGATCGAAGTCATCGCGGATGACCGTGCGCGCTGGCTGCATGTATATCAGCAGTTGCAGGACGATGCGATCGGTGCGTCGCTGGGTGCGTGGATCGATGCGACCAAGCCACACTTCGGCGCGGATATCGCCGCACGCTTCGCGCGCCTGAAAATGCACGACGCAGCCGAAGTGGAACGCTGCCACGTCATGCGCGCGGCGTTTGCGCAGCGCATCGACGGCATAGTGGGCGACACGCTGATCGTGCTGCCGACCACGCCGCGTTCGTTGTTGAGCAAGCACGAAACACCCGAACGTACTGATGCGTTCTATCGCGACGCGCTGACCATGAATGCGATTGCCGCGTTCGGCGGCTTGCCGCAAGTCACCGTGCCCGTCGCGAACGAAAGCGAGCGGCCGCTCGCACTGTCGATCATCGGCCCGCGCGGCAGCGATCGTGCGTTGATCGCGCGGGCACGCCAACTCTTCCCCACTCTTCTGTGA
- a CDS encoding ABC transporter ATP-binding protein — protein MSTLASPVARAEPILSLTNIGKHFGAFTALEGVSLDLMPGDVHCLIGENGAGKSTLCNVIFGVHQPDAGAMQVNGAPYRPRNPREALAHGIAMVHQHFSLVDDASVLDNLLLGQARGWLNRQREAARLREVLASVGLELALDAKVADLSVGERQRVEIVKCLMREPRLLLLDEPTAVLLPAEIDALLDTCERVAARGCAVVLVTHKLKEICRIATHATVLQSGRVVARSAAPSSEIDRLVHAMIHRPGKDGDEDDADLTNRLSLVSARSPYSRPLAEEVLQIDGLSARDAEGVTRLEDCTLVVNRGEIVGIAGVEGNGQSELGAVLAGMTSASAGRFFIAGRDMTNATPRELTQAGVGIVPEDRHAVGCVTGMSVADNLLLNHLDRYTRAGFLRRRAMRADALDLMQRFDVRASGPDALFGGLSGGNQQKAVLARELTLDPLLFLLAAQPTRGLDVGAVAAVYSHIRAARDRGVGVLLISSELDELMSVADRIVVLYRGRVMGTCTPEASNRGRIGAWMAGSGEPA, from the coding sequence ATGAGCACGCTCGCGTCTCCCGTCGCGCGTGCCGAGCCGATTCTTTCGCTGACGAACATCGGCAAGCATTTTGGCGCGTTCACGGCGCTCGAAGGCGTGTCGCTCGATCTGATGCCGGGCGATGTGCACTGCCTGATCGGCGAGAACGGCGCGGGCAAATCGACGCTGTGCAACGTGATCTTCGGCGTTCATCAGCCGGATGCGGGCGCGATGCAGGTGAACGGTGCGCCGTATCGTCCGCGTAATCCGCGTGAGGCGTTGGCGCACGGTATCGCGATGGTGCATCAGCACTTCAGCCTCGTCGACGACGCCAGCGTGCTCGACAATCTTCTGCTCGGGCAGGCGCGAGGCTGGCTCAACCGGCAGCGCGAAGCGGCGCGATTGCGTGAAGTGCTGGCGAGTGTCGGGCTGGAACTGGCGCTCGATGCGAAGGTGGCGGACCTGTCGGTCGGCGAGCGGCAGCGTGTTGAGATCGTCAAATGCCTGATGCGCGAGCCGCGTCTCCTGCTGCTCGACGAGCCGACGGCCGTGCTGTTGCCCGCCGAGATCGACGCGTTGCTCGACACCTGCGAGCGCGTCGCTGCGCGCGGCTGCGCGGTGGTCCTCGTCACGCACAAGCTGAAGGAGATTTGCCGGATCGCCACGCATGCGACGGTGCTGCAATCGGGGCGCGTGGTGGCACGTTCGGCGGCGCCTTCGAGCGAAATCGACAGGCTCGTGCATGCGATGATTCATCGCCCGGGTAAAGACGGTGATGAGGACGACGCCGATCTGACGAACCGTCTGTCACTCGTTAGCGCGCGCTCGCCGTACTCGCGCCCGCTCGCCGAAGAGGTATTGCAGATCGACGGCCTGAGCGCACGCGATGCCGAAGGCGTCACGCGCCTCGAAGATTGCACGCTAGTCGTGAATCGTGGCGAGATCGTCGGCATTGCGGGTGTCGAAGGCAATGGACAAAGCGAACTCGGCGCGGTGCTCGCGGGCATGACGAGCGCGTCGGCGGGACGCTTTTTTATCGCGGGGCGCGACATGACGAACGCGACGCCGCGCGAACTGACGCAAGCAGGCGTAGGCATCGTGCCGGAAGATCGACACGCGGTGGGTTGCGTCACGGGCATGAGCGTCGCCGACAATCTGCTGCTCAATCATCTCGACCGCTACACGCGTGCTGGCTTTCTGCGCCGCCGTGCAATGCGCGCCGACGCGCTCGACCTGATGCAGCGCTTCGACGTACGCGCAAGCGGCCCTGACGCGCTATTCGGCGGGCTTTCGGGCGGCAATCAGCAGAAGGCCGTGCTCGCGCGCGAACTGACGCTCGATCCGCTGCTGTTCCTGCTCGCCGCGCAGCCGACGCGCGGCCTCGACGTAGGCGCGGTCGCCGCCGTGTATTCACACATCCGCGCCGCGCGCGATCGCGGCGTGGGCGTGTTGCTGATTTCCTCCGAACTCGACGAACTGATGAGCGTCGCCGATCGCATCGTCGTGCTGTATCGCGGGCGCGTCATGGGCACCTGTACGCCCGAGGCGAGCAATCGCGGCCGCATCGGCGCGTGGATGGCGGGCTCGGGAGAACCTGCATGA
- a CDS encoding ABC transporter permease yields the protein MSVSLRHRERRPASFYWLALLFGLFVLFLYGPVITIFILSFQGPEGGLTFPMRGVSLHWFEVLRNGVGDIDIWAAFGRSVKLAIAVTVLTVLFSVSAGLAFRRRFRGDTAVFYVSVASLIMPSIIVSLGIGLTFRLLDTLIKYLANAWGFQSFADSWTTSMGLYTSALGAHLTWTLPFGLLVMFAVFNRFNPAFEEAARDLGASPWQSFRNVVLPIIGPSVIGVAMFGFTLSWDEIARTSQAIGDQNTLPLELQGLTTSVTTPVIYALGTMTTLISLAVMVGGMLIARSLARKRATAG from the coding sequence ATGAGTGTTTCGCTCAGGCATCGCGAGCGCCGGCCCGCGAGCTTCTACTGGCTCGCGCTGCTCTTCGGCCTCTTTGTGCTGTTTCTGTATGGTCCCGTCATCACGATTTTTATTCTGTCGTTCCAGGGTCCGGAAGGCGGTCTGACTTTTCCGATGCGCGGCGTCTCGCTGCACTGGTTCGAGGTCTTGCGCAACGGAGTGGGTGATATCGATATATGGGCTGCGTTCGGGCGCTCCGTCAAACTCGCTATTGCTGTCACGGTGCTGACGGTGCTGTTCTCGGTGAGCGCGGGCCTCGCGTTCAGGCGGCGTTTTCGTGGCGATACGGCCGTGTTCTACGTATCGGTCGCGAGTCTCATCATGCCGTCGATCATCGTATCGCTCGGCATCGGCTTGACCTTCCGTCTGCTCGACACGCTCATCAAGTATCTGGCCAACGCGTGGGGCTTTCAGTCGTTCGCGGATAGCTGGACCACGTCGATGGGCCTCTACACGTCCGCGCTCGGCGCACATCTCACGTGGACCTTGCCGTTCGGCCTGCTCGTGATGTTCGCCGTCTTCAACCGCTTCAATCCCGCCTTCGAAGAAGCGGCCCGCGATCTGGGCGCCTCACCTTGGCAGTCGTTCCGCAATGTCGTGCTGCCCATCATCGGGCCTTCCGTGATCGGCGTCGCAATGTTCGGCTTTACGCTTTCGTGGGATGAGATTGCGCGCACGTCGCAGGCGATCGGCGATCAGAACACGCTGCCGCTCGAATTGCAGGGTTTGACGACCTCAGTGACCACGCCTGTCATCTACGCGCTCGGCACGATGACGACGTTGATCTCGCTTGCGGTGATGGTGGGCGGAATGCTCATCGCGAGATCGCTCGCGCGGAAGCGGGCGACTGCGGGTTGA
- a CDS encoding TetR family transcriptional regulator: MPRNASAPSAPARTAKDEPTRRQQLAAKTRERIFRIAIKEFADKGFSGARVEGIASRSKVNIRMIYHYFGGKEMLYVEVLEHVLAKLREAELAVELDEKTVDPATGILQLYDFTEGHFSAHPELLCLLSWENLNRARYLKRSKVIPAMSSPVLDKLRTLIERGEAAGELREGIDPLHMYVTLVSLAYFHKSNAYTLSRMFDTEMLAPAWQAAHKAQAHELVRAFLTGARVPELAAHF; the protein is encoded by the coding sequence ATGCCACGCAACGCCTCTGCACCAAGCGCACCCGCCCGAACGGCGAAGGACGAGCCCACGCGTCGCCAGCAACTTGCAGCAAAGACGCGCGAGCGCATTTTCCGGATCGCCATCAAGGAGTTCGCTGACAAGGGCTTCAGCGGCGCGCGGGTGGAAGGGATTGCGAGTCGCTCGAAGGTCAATATCCGCATGATTTACCACTACTTCGGCGGCAAGGAAATGCTGTATGTCGAAGTGCTGGAGCATGTGCTGGCGAAGCTGCGCGAAGCGGAACTGGCCGTCGAGCTGGATGAGAAGACCGTCGACCCCGCAACAGGCATCTTGCAGCTTTACGATTTCACCGAAGGGCACTTTTCAGCGCACCCCGAGTTGCTGTGTCTGCTTTCGTGGGAGAACCTGAATCGGGCGCGCTACCTGAAACGATCGAAGGTCATTCCCGCGATGTCGTCGCCCGTGCTCGACAAACTGCGCACGTTGATCGAACGCGGCGAGGCCGCTGGCGAGTTGCGCGAGGGGATCGATCCGCTGCATATGTACGTGACGCTCGTGAGCCTCGCGTATTTTCACAAGTCCAATGCGTACACGCTCTCACGGATGTTCGACACTGAAATGCTCGCGCCTGCATGGCAGGCCGCGCACAAGGCACAGGCGCACGAACTCGTGCGCGCGTTTTTGACGGGAGCGCGTGTGCCGGAATTGGCGGCGCACTTCTGA
- a CDS encoding cysteine hydrolase, with protein sequence MNDNSNPDLATPGGALGAFAQTRWTATGTLVDMAAPTPAPRIAILDSEPQNVRFDIEKSALVIIDMQNDFCTKGGWVDHIGGDYSADREPIAPLQRLLPVVRESGVPVIWVNWGNRPDLANMPPNQIHLYKPKGTGIGLGEPLPEHGARVLEKDSWAAAVVDELKIERQDICVDKYRISGFWDTPLDSILRNVGTRTVFFAGVNTDQCVLHTLTDANFLGYGCVMLTDCCATSSPTYCTEASIWNVKKCFGFVADSLQFAAALKGAAV encoded by the coding sequence GTGAACGACAACTCGAACCCAGACCTGGCAACGCCTGGCGGCGCGCTCGGCGCTTTCGCGCAGACGCGCTGGACGGCCACCGGAACGCTCGTCGACATGGCCGCGCCGACGCCTGCGCCGCGCATCGCCATCCTCGATTCCGAGCCGCAAAACGTGCGCTTCGACATCGAAAAATCGGCGCTTGTGATCATCGACATGCAGAACGACTTCTGCACCAAAGGCGGGTGGGTGGACCACATTGGGGGCGATTACAGTGCGGACCGCGAGCCGATTGCACCACTGCAGCGCCTGCTGCCCGTGGTGCGCGAAAGCGGCGTTCCTGTCATCTGGGTGAACTGGGGCAACCGGCCGGATCTCGCGAACATGCCGCCCAATCAGATCCATCTGTACAAGCCGAAAGGCACGGGCATCGGTCTCGGCGAGCCGTTGCCGGAGCATGGCGCGCGCGTGCTGGAGAAAGATTCGTGGGCCGCCGCCGTGGTCGACGAACTGAAGATCGAGCGGCAGGATATCTGCGTGGACAAGTACCGCATCAGCGGCTTCTGGGACACGCCGCTCGACAGCATCCTGCGTAACGTCGGCACGCGCACGGTGTTCTTCGCGGGCGTCAACACCGATCAGTGCGTGCTGCACACGCTCACCGACGCAAACTTTCTCGGCTACGGCTGCGTGATGCTGACCGATTGCTGCGCGACATCGTCGCCCACGTACTGCACGGAAGCGAGCATCTGGAATGTGAAGAAGTGCTTCGGCTTTGTCGCGGATTCGCTGCAATTCGCTGCCGCGCTGAAGGGAGCCGCAGTATGA
- a CDS encoding AtzE family amidohydrolase produces MTTFSTISGSALSIARAYAEGAFSARELIEATLARIDAHDAQINAFTAVTRERALAEADALDARRESGQTLPPLAGVPFAAKNLFDIAGVTTIAGSRVLADAPPATADATLVRRLCDQGAIMVGALNMDEFAYGFTTENHHAGPCRNPHDLTRTAGGSSGGSAAAVAAGFVPITLGTDTNGSVRVPASLCGVFGVKPTYGRLSGHGTWPFVASLDHMGAFARSVDDLAAVYDALQCTDPFDPSCAQRGFESANARPGVLRVARLGGYFDEHANDDAREASHVAAEALSATHTVEYPDADAARGAAFLITAAEGGQLHMANLHARYDEREPLSRDRLIAGALLPAAWIVQAQRVRAALRRRVLELFSHYDVLIAPATPVVAPHIGDEFMDVNGERLAVRPNLGLLTQPVSCLGLPVVVAPMRTRNGLPIGVQLIAPPWREELAFEAARRLEAAEVAYCPPPAFDAGAQ; encoded by the coding sequence ATGACGACATTCAGCACTATTTCAGGCAGCGCGCTGTCCATCGCGCGCGCGTATGCCGAGGGCGCCTTCAGCGCGCGTGAATTGATCGAGGCGACGCTCGCCCGGATCGACGCACACGACGCGCAGATCAACGCATTCACCGCCGTCACGCGCGAACGTGCGCTTGCCGAAGCCGACGCGCTCGATGCACGTCGCGAAAGCGGTCAGACATTGCCACCGCTGGCGGGAGTCCCGTTTGCGGCGAAGAATCTGTTCGATATAGCGGGCGTTACGACGATCGCCGGGTCGCGCGTGCTTGCCGACGCGCCGCCCGCCACGGCCGATGCAACGCTCGTGCGACGCCTTTGCGATCAAGGCGCAATCATGGTCGGCGCGCTCAACATGGACGAGTTCGCGTATGGCTTCACGACCGAAAACCATCACGCGGGACCGTGCCGCAATCCGCACGATTTGACGCGCACCGCGGGCGGGTCGTCGGGCGGCAGCGCGGCGGCTGTTGCGGCAGGCTTCGTGCCCATCACGCTCGGCACCGATACCAACGGCTCCGTGCGCGTGCCTGCTTCGCTGTGCGGCGTGTTCGGCGTGAAGCCGACTTATGGACGCCTGTCGGGGCACGGCACCTGGCCGTTCGTCGCAAGCCTCGATCATATGGGCGCTTTCGCGCGTAGCGTGGACGATCTCGCCGCCGTCTACGACGCGTTGCAATGCACGGATCCGTTCGATCCCTCATGCGCGCAGCGTGGCTTCGAATCCGCGAATGCGCGGCCGGGTGTGTTGCGCGTGGCGCGGCTCGGTGGTTATTTCGACGAACACGCAAATGACGATGCACGTGAAGCCTCGCACGTTGCCGCTGAAGCGTTGTCGGCGACGCATACCGTTGAATATCCCGATGCCGATGCGGCGCGCGGCGCGGCGTTTCTGATTACGGCGGCCGAGGGCGGTCAACTGCATATGGCGAATCTGCACGCGCGCTATGACGAGCGTGAACCCTTGTCGCGTGATCGGCTGATTGCGGGTGCGTTGCTGCCCGCTGCGTGGATCGTGCAGGCGCAACGCGTGCGGGCTGCGTTGCGGCGTCGCGTTTTGGAACTGTTCTCGCATTACGATGTGCTGATTGCGCCGGCTACGCCTGTCGTGGCGCCCCACATTGGCGATGAGTTCATGGACGTCAATGGTGAGCGACTTGCTGTGCGGCCTAATCTAGGTTTGTTGACGCAGCCGGTTTCCTGTCTCGGACTGCCCGTCGTCGTCGCGCCGATGCGTACGCGGAATGGCCTGCCGATCGGGGTTCAGTTGATCGCGCCGCCGTGGCGTGAGGAGCTTGCGTT